GTATGCGGGTTTGGAGCCGGGAACTCGGCGTCAGCCGCCGCACCTTGCACACCGCGCTGCAAACCCTGCAACGCGAAGGCTTGCTCACGATGCACGCCCGCGGCGCGCGCCTCGCCTCCGCACCAGTCGCAGCCAAACCCGACACCGGACCGCGCCGCATGCGCTGGCTGATCGACGGCACGTATCGGCATC
This portion of the Chrysiogenia bacterium genome encodes:
- a CDS encoding GntR family transcriptional regulator — its product is MRLQSKPAQLAEYLRTAIRGGSLGEPLRGMRVWSRELGVSRRTLHTALQTLQREGLLTMHARGARLASAPVAAKPDTGPRRMRWLIDGTYRH